AGGAGCCGGTCGCGGCGCGCGACGACTGGATGGAGACGGCGCTCACCGGCGGGGAGACGGGACGGGAAGTAACAGAAGTATTCCTCGACGGCGTGGGGCGCGTGCTCGCGCCCGGCGGCGTCGTCTTCCTGCTCGCGTCGACCCTCTCCGGCGTCGACGAGGTCGCCGAATACGCCGGCGAGTGCGGCTTCTCGACGGCGGCGGTCCGCGACGAGTCCTTCCCGTTCGAGACGCTGACCATCCTCGCCCTCCACCCCGGCGAATAACTGCCGAGTATACTCCGGTAGGGAAAATATTATCCTCGCGCGTTACCAGGGTTCGAGTAGATGCCACTAACCGCGACGACGCTCGGCCTCTTCCCGCTCCCCGACGACGCGCGGGAGACGCTGGCCGACCTGAAAGGCCACCAGAAAGGCGACCTCGTCTCCGGCGACGAACCGCCCGAGATCGAGGCCGTCTACGACGACGCTCGCGCGACGCACCTCGACACTCAGCAGGCCGCCGGCCTCGACCTCCACGTCGAAGGCCAGGCCCGCTGGGACGACATGCTCGCCCACCCCCTCACCGTCAACGACGCCGTCGACACGGGGGGCATCGTCCGCTACTACGACAACAATAACTTCTACCGGGACCCCATCGTCACCGACGCCCTCGAGGCGTCCGGCGACGTCGCCCGGGACCTCGAACGCGCCGGCGAGCACACCGACTCCCTCCAAGCCGTCCTCCCCGGCCCCTACTCGCTCGCCGAACTCGCCACCGACGACTACTACGGGGACGACGCCGACTTCCTCGCCGCCCTCGGCGACTTCCTCGCCGGCGAGGCAGCCGAGTTCCCGGACGTCGACGCGCTCTTCCTCCTCGAACCCAGCCTCGCCACCGACCCGCCCGGCGACGGCCCGGACGCCCGCGCGAGCGACGCTATCGACACGGTCGCGTCCGCCGTCGACGCGCCCGTGATCGTCCAGTCCTACTGGGGCGCACTCCCCGACAAAGTCTACGCGCACCTCCTCGACGCCGACATCGACGGCGTCGGCCTCGACCTCGTCTCCGCCCCCGACGACAACGCCGTCCTCGTCGGCGAGTACGGCGCGCCCGACGCCATCTCGCTCGGCCTCGTCGACGGACAGAACACGCTCGTCGAATCCCCCGACATCATCGAAGAGCGCCTCGACTGGTTCACGGAGCGCCTCCCCGGCATGGACTTCACGACGACCTACCTCACCCCGAACACCGAGTTGTTCCATCTCCCGACGAACAAGTTCGAAGCGAAACTCGACGCGCTCGCCACCGCCGCTGACCGCGTCGACGCCACGGAGGTGGACGCATGAGCGACCGCACACAGGCCGGCAACCGCGAGCAGTTCCGCCCCGACGGCCACGAACACGACAACTTCCTCCTCACGACCGTCGTCGGCTCCTACCCGAAACCGACGTGGGTGAACCGCGCCCGCGACCAGTACGAATCCGAAGAGTCGGACTTCGACGCCGGCGACTGGCAGGAAGCCAAAGACGACGCCAGCCGCCTCATCACCGACGAGCACGTCCGCGCCGGCCTCGACGTCGTCGTCGACGGCGAGATGCGGCGCGAGGAGATGGTCGAATTCTTCGCCCACCGCATCGACGGCTACGAGTTCAATGGCCCTGTCAAAGTCTGGGGACACAACTACTTCGACAAACCCAGCGTCGTCAGCGAGGTCGAGTACGCCGACTCCTGGCTCGTCGACGAGTACGAATTCACGGCGTCTGTCACCGACAAACCGGTGAAAGTCCCCATCACCGGCCCCTACACGCTCGCCTCTTGGAGTTTCAACGAACACTACCCCGACGAGGAAGCGCTCGCCTACGACCTCGCCGACCTCGTCAACGAGGAGATCGAGAAACTCGTCGCCGCCGGCGCGCGCTACATCCAGATCGACGAACCCGCGCTCGCCACCACCCCCGACGACCACGCCATCGTCGGCGAATGCTTAGAGCGCATCGTCTCCGGCATCGACACCGACGTCCGCATCGGCCTCCACGTCTGCTACGGCGACTACTCCCGCATCTATCCCGAACTCCTCGACTTCCCCGTCGACGAACTCGACCTCGAACTCGCCAACGGCGACTACGACCAGCTCGACGTCTTCAAAGACCCCACGTTCACCAAGGACCTCGCGCTCGGCGTCGTCGACGCCCACACCGCCGAAGCCGAACCCGTCGCCCGGATCGAGGAGAACATCGAGAAAGGCCTCGAAGTCGTCCCGCCCGAACGACTCACCGTCAGCCCCGACTGCGGCCTGAAACTCCTCCCCCGCCCGGTCGCCTACGCCAAGATGGAAAACATGGTCGAAGCCACCCGGAACGTCGAAGCCAAACTCGACGCCGGCGACATCGACGTCGCCGCCCCCGAACCGAACGCGGACTGACCCTCACTCCCGGACCCGACGGTAGAGCCAGAGTGCGGCGGCGGCGAGGAGGCAGAGGACGCCGACGCCGGAGGCGACGAACCCGAGGAAGAAACCGTCGGGGAAGCCGAAGTCGTCGGTGCTCGACGTGTGCCGGACGGCGTAGTAGGTGTCGTTTCGCTCGACGACGGGCTCCGGCGGGAGGGGTTCGTCCCGCCACGGCCGGTAGTCGTACTCCCCTTCACTCACTGTCGCGTTCCGAATCTTCTGGAAGGTCGCTCGCTCTTCGGCGGTCATGTTCGCGTAGGAGACGACGAGGCGCTCGCGGACCATATCCCCGATTTCGGAGGCGTTCGCCTCGCTCGTGGTCACGGTCGTCGTCTCGCCGGCGACGTCCACACTGAACGCGTGGTAGGTGTCGAACTCGTGCGTGAGGAGGGTGTAGTTCCGCTCGATAGCCCGGAGGTCA
This sequence is a window from Halocalculus aciditolerans. Protein-coding genes within it:
- a CDS encoding 5-methyltetrahydropteroyltriglutamate--homocysteine methyltransferase; amino-acid sequence: MPLTATTLGLFPLPDDARETLADLKGHQKGDLVSGDEPPEIEAVYDDARATHLDTQQAAGLDLHVEGQARWDDMLAHPLTVNDAVDTGGIVRYYDNNNFYRDPIVTDALEASGDVARDLERAGEHTDSLQAVLPGPYSLAELATDDYYGDDADFLAALGDFLAGEAAEFPDVDALFLLEPSLATDPPGDGPDARASDAIDTVASAVDAPVIVQSYWGALPDKVYAHLLDADIDGVGLDLVSAPDDNAVLVGEYGAPDAISLGLVDGQNTLVESPDIIEERLDWFTERLPGMDFTTTYLTPNTELFHLPTNKFEAKLDALATAADRVDATEVDA
- a CDS encoding methionine synthase; this encodes MSDRTQAGNREQFRPDGHEHDNFLLTTVVGSYPKPTWVNRARDQYESEESDFDAGDWQEAKDDASRLITDEHVRAGLDVVVDGEMRREEMVEFFAHRIDGYEFNGPVKVWGHNYFDKPSVVSEVEYADSWLVDEYEFTASVTDKPVKVPITGPYTLASWSFNEHYPDEEALAYDLADLVNEEIEKLVAAGARYIQIDEPALATTPDDHAIVGECLERIVSGIDTDVRIGLHVCYGDYSRIYPELLDFPVDELDLELANGDYDQLDVFKDPTFTKDLALGVVDAHTAEAEPVARIEENIEKGLEVVPPERLTVSPDCGLKLLPRPVAYAKMENMVEATRNVEAKLDAGDIDVAAPEPNAD